From Algoriphagus sp. NG3, the proteins below share one genomic window:
- a CDS encoding efflux RND transporter periplasmic adaptor subunit, with translation MKKLIIIALLLVGVGAVAFTLYNNKQEMNEAATLAMKSSEYISVTVENVEEKTVNRNFEANGVFQPSQELNLMAETSGSIVKIQKRKGDYVRKGDLIVQIDDRLIRADYTIAQLNRDQAEKDLKRFENLAATDAITKKQLEENEKAFKIADAQLTALQKRLDDTQVTAPISGFINQDYYEMGTLVSPGMPLADIINKNPLKLSVKVTESEIAKVKLGEEIAVRVNAISNQDFTGKVHFISDKADASFKYEVELIMNSPNQDQIKPGMFGTAQFKFSQEEKVLKIDRKSIAGSLKSPGVFLIKDDVAVYQPVKINPLDDGTVEILEGLKAGDKVIASGLINVKEGTKVKVQ, from the coding sequence ATGAAGAAATTAATAATCATAGCATTACTCCTGGTAGGAGTAGGGGCAGTTGCATTCACGCTATATAACAATAAGCAGGAAATGAACGAAGCAGCTACACTTGCCATGAAATCAAGCGAATACATCTCCGTTACGGTGGAGAATGTGGAAGAAAAAACCGTAAATAGGAATTTCGAGGCGAATGGGGTTTTCCAGCCGTCCCAGGAACTGAATCTGATGGCCGAAACTTCCGGATCCATTGTGAAAATCCAAAAACGAAAAGGAGACTATGTCCGCAAAGGAGACCTCATTGTTCAGATCGACGACCGTCTGATCAGAGCTGATTATACGATTGCCCAACTTAATAGAGATCAGGCAGAGAAGGACCTGAAGCGCTTTGAGAATCTGGCTGCCACGGATGCTATTACTAAAAAACAGCTGGAAGAAAATGAAAAAGCCTTCAAAATAGCTGATGCGCAACTTACTGCACTTCAAAAAAGACTGGATGATACTCAGGTAACCGCACCGATTTCTGGATTTATCAATCAGGATTACTATGAAATGGGAACATTGGTCAGCCCGGGAATGCCTTTGGCAGACATCATCAACAAAAATCCTCTGAAATTATCAGTTAAAGTTACCGAAAGTGAGATAGCCAAAGTCAAGTTGGGTGAGGAGATCGCAGTTCGTGTAAATGCTATTTCCAACCAGGATTTCACAGGGAAAGTACATTTTATTTCGGATAAGGCAGATGCTTCCTTCAAATACGAAGTGGAGCTGATCATGAACAGTCCTAACCAGGACCAGATCAAGCCGGGGATGTTCGGTACTGCCCAGTTTAAATTTTCCCAAGAAGAAAAAGTATTGAAAATCGACAGAAAGTCCATTGCAGGAAGCCTAAAATCCCCTGGGGTATTCTTGATCAAAGACGATGTGGCGGTTTATCAGCCTGTCAAAATTAATCCACTGGACGATGGGACTGTAGAGATATTGGAGGGTTTGAAAGCAGGGGATAAGGTGATTGCTTCAGGCCTCATCAACGTGAAAGAAGGTACAAAAGTGAAAGTTCAATAA
- a CDS encoding TolC family protein has product MLKKYLTYAFFLIAPVMAMGQEAVQEFEIPDKLTLKESIRIGMENNRTLKKAILDEEKATYQRNEIRGAGLPQFSAYGKYNNFIDVFPQAVPGGIFGGDPNDIQVIALGVPQSLQAGFQLNQLIFSNSYLIGLKAAKTGEEFYRILAEQSEENVIREISMNYLGVIQLELQKENLQANIDQLTSLEKILQSQYENDLARKVDLNRVKVNLTSIKSELENLEIAIFQQEGYLKLLMGIPVDTEITLDQSVADMDQKVKNFQVQDFSIFDRKDIQVLGVQEKLYEYEYKNIRAAHQPQLVGFADFNKNAFSQEFDFMSQSKVWYQGFLIGLKLEIPIFDGMQTKYKAAQSKVNAQQLNLDRLQAEDAAELEYKNALNKYYNSLSTLASLDSNLDLANDVFEETTLLYKEGLSPLTDLLDSETTQRQAQAAYNNQIIQVRIAQLEILNSTGKITNLLL; this is encoded by the coding sequence ATGTTAAAGAAGTATTTAACCTATGCATTTTTCTTAATAGCCCCTGTGATGGCTATGGGTCAGGAGGCAGTGCAGGAATTTGAAATCCCGGATAAGCTCACTCTTAAGGAGAGTATCCGCATTGGCATGGAAAATAACCGTACGCTCAAAAAGGCAATCCTCGATGAGGAAAAGGCTACCTACCAGCGAAATGAAATCCGTGGAGCCGGACTGCCACAATTTTCAGCCTATGGGAAATACAACAATTTCATCGATGTGTTTCCTCAGGCAGTACCGGGAGGTATTTTTGGAGGTGACCCAAATGATATCCAGGTCATTGCACTTGGGGTACCTCAATCCCTACAGGCGGGTTTTCAGTTAAACCAGTTGATTTTCAGTAACTCATATCTGATTGGTTTGAAAGCTGCCAAAACAGGGGAGGAATTCTATAGGATCCTGGCTGAGCAGTCTGAAGAGAACGTCATACGTGAGATCTCCATGAATTATCTGGGAGTGATTCAACTAGAGCTTCAGAAGGAAAATCTGCAGGCCAACATCGATCAACTGACCAGTTTGGAGAAAATACTTCAGTCCCAGTATGAAAATGATCTTGCCCGCAAAGTGGATCTCAACCGTGTGAAAGTAAACCTCACTTCAATCAAAAGTGAACTGGAAAATCTTGAAATAGCTATTTTCCAGCAGGAAGGATACCTGAAGCTCTTGATGGGAATTCCGGTGGATACGGAGATTACGCTGGATCAGTCAGTAGCTGATATGGATCAGAAAGTGAAAAATTTTCAGGTTCAGGATTTCAGCATATTCGACCGAAAGGACATACAGGTACTTGGTGTGCAGGAGAAACTGTATGAGTATGAATACAAGAACATCAGAGCTGCCCACCAGCCTCAACTAGTAGGCTTTGCGGACTTCAACAAAAACGCCTTTTCCCAGGAATTTGATTTTATGAGCCAGAGCAAAGTGTGGTATCAGGGGTTCTTGATTGGGCTCAAACTGGAGATCCCCATTTTCGATGGTATGCAGACCAAATACAAGGCAGCACAGTCTAAGGTCAACGCCCAACAGCTGAACCTGGATCGCCTGCAGGCTGAGGATGCGGCTGAACTGGAATACAAGAACGCACTCAACAAATACTATAACTCCCTGAGCACATTAGCCTCCTTGGACAGCAATCTTGATCTGGCGAACGATGTCTTTGAGGAGACTACTCTTTTGTATAAAGAAGGGTTAAGCCCGCTGACAGATCTGCTGGACTCTGAAACTACCCAGCGTCAGGCCCAAGCCGCTTACAATAACCAGATCATTCAGGTAAGAATAGCCCAACTGGAGATTCTGAACTCAACCGGAAAAATCACTAATCTTTTACTGTAA
- a CDS encoding GbsR/MarR family transcriptional regulator, with amino-acid sequence MILTERHKELIERIGVFHEHKGMQPLVGRIIGLLLVHEEGEVSFDEIVEQLGVSKSAVSNALTFLQAKGRCVYSTRPGDRKRYFALKLSDWREDFAKELENIAEIQKFIDEVLEVRTDKNPEFNCKMKDFSDFLGFFKKEIPALFERFKKQHC; translated from the coding sequence ATGATTTTAACTGAAAGACACAAAGAACTCATAGAGCGTATCGGTGTATTCCACGAACACAAAGGAATGCAGCCACTAGTTGGAAGAATCATAGGTCTTCTTTTGGTTCACGAAGAAGGAGAGGTCTCCTTTGATGAGATTGTAGAGCAGCTAGGTGTCAGTAAAAGTGCTGTAAGCAATGCATTGACTTTCTTACAGGCCAAAGGTAGGTGTGTCTATTCCACAAGACCCGGTGACAGAAAGCGGTACTTTGCCCTTAAACTCAGTGACTGGAGAGAGGATTTTGCGAAGGAACTTGAAAATATAGCCGAGATCCAGAAATTTATAGACGAAGTGCTGGAAGTGAGAACAGATAAAAATCCTGAATTCAATTGTAAAATGAAAGATTTTTCTGATTTCTTAGGCTTCTTTAAAAAAGAAATCCCAGCTCTATTTGAACGCTTTAAAAAACAACATTGCTAA
- the tnpA gene encoding IS200/IS605 family transposase, translated as MTSYRQMYYHIIFHTKRNKPTLNSDSKDVYNYLWGIVKNKKSKLYQINGVENHIHLLVDIHPTNAVADFMQDLKAYSSAWIKESKTHPKFTGWADGYGCFTCSIHEKDRLINYIKGQKEHHKTETFEDEYRRILIENGIEIDERYFLK; from the coding sequence ATGACCTCATACAGACAAATGTATTACCACATCATTTTCCATACGAAAAGAAATAAACCTACTTTGAATTCAGACTCCAAGGATGTTTACAATTATTTATGGGGAATAGTTAAAAACAAAAAGTCAAAACTTTATCAAATCAATGGTGTTGAAAACCACATTCATTTACTGGTTGACATTCATCCTACAAATGCAGTTGCGGATTTTATGCAGGATTTAAAAGCCTATTCAAGTGCTTGGATTAAAGAGTCTAAAACTCATCCAAAATTTACAGGTTGGGCAGACGGATATGGGTGTTTCACTTGTTCAATTCATGAAAAGGATAGGTTGATAAACTACATCAAAGGGCAAAAGGAACATCATAAAACAGAAACTTTTGAAGATGAATATAGAAGGATTTTGATTGAGAATGGTATTGAGATAGATGAGAGATACTTTTTGAAATAG
- a CDS encoding helix-turn-helix domain-containing protein — translation MRISYTFVSTILGYSAILRYSLTCNVFIMENLDKNNHSQCTGIIRPVQDALDVLSGKWKLPIIVALLHGYKRFSEISRQVPGITDRMLSKELRDLELNQLVKRSVYDTFPVTVEYTMTAYGETLKDVIEALHIWGQNHRRKIFGEERIKIDINKDHLA, via the coding sequence ATGAGAATAAGCTATACATTTGTAAGTACTATACTTGGGTATAGTGCTATACTCCGGTATAGTTTAACGTGCAACGTATTTATCATGGAAAACCTAGACAAGAATAATCATAGTCAGTGTACTGGAATTATCAGGCCTGTTCAGGATGCACTAGATGTGTTGAGCGGGAAATGGAAGTTGCCAATCATTGTGGCCTTGCTTCATGGGTACAAAAGGTTCTCTGAGATTTCACGGCAAGTTCCGGGTATTACCGATCGTATGCTTTCCAAAGAACTCCGTGATCTGGAGTTGAATCAATTGGTAAAGAGATCGGTATATGACACCTTTCCTGTCACTGTGGAATATACGATGACGGCTTATGGCGAGACTCTTAAAGATGTGATAGAAGCATTACACATCTGGGGGCAAAACCACAGACGCAAGATTTTTGGGGAGGAAAGAATAAAAATTGATATCAATAAAGATCATCTTGCGTAG
- a CDS encoding DoxX family protein: protein MKNKIIYWTATSLVSLMMLFSAYAYFSDPNVSAGFIAMGFKDFFRIELGIAKFLGALALLIPAVPKLIKEWAYAGFGITFISAFIAHLANEDPASTLAMPVIAFAFLAVSRIYLEKI from the coding sequence ATGAAAAACAAAATTATCTATTGGACAGCCACCTCTCTGGTATCATTGATGATGCTATTCAGTGCATATGCCTATTTTAGCGATCCAAACGTCTCCGCTGGATTTATTGCCATGGGATTTAAGGATTTTTTCCGGATAGAGTTAGGTATCGCAAAGTTTCTGGGAGCCTTGGCATTGTTGATCCCTGCTGTTCCTAAACTTATCAAGGAATGGGCGTACGCAGGATTTGGGATTACCTTCATCTCAGCGTTTATTGCACATCTGGCAAATGAAGATCCGGCAAGTACCCTGGCCATGCCTGTCATAGCTTTCGCATTTCTTGCTGTTTCCAGGATTTATCTTGAGAAAATCTAG
- a CDS encoding helix-turn-helix transcriptional regulator, producing MPLIYVKNMVCPRCIAAVKESMDHLNIPYSEVKLGSISFAELPGKDMQKELEELLQSRGFEFLEEGKSALISQIKSTLIEQIQHSEDVMTENYSSFIADRLNHEYTYLSKLFSQVEGITIEKYITKLKIERVKELVTYNEKSLSEIADLLSYSSVAYLSSQFKKETGMTPSYFRKQKELKRKGLDEI from the coding sequence ATGCCTCTGATATACGTTAAAAACATGGTTTGTCCACGGTGCATCGCAGCTGTAAAGGAATCCATGGATCATCTGAACATCCCCTACTCCGAAGTGAAACTGGGAAGCATATCCTTTGCGGAATTACCCGGAAAGGATATGCAAAAGGAATTGGAAGAATTACTGCAATCCCGCGGGTTTGAGTTCCTGGAGGAGGGAAAATCGGCATTGATTTCCCAGATCAAAAGCACTTTAATTGAGCAGATTCAGCATTCAGAAGATGTTATGACCGAAAACTATTCAAGTTTTATCGCTGATAGATTAAATCATGAATACACCTACCTAAGCAAGCTTTTTTCACAGGTGGAGGGGATCACTATAGAAAAATACATCACCAAATTGAAAATTGAACGGGTAAAGGAACTGGTTACCTACAATGAAAAAAGCCTTTCGGAAATAGCTGATCTTCTTAGCTATAGCAGTGTAGCATACCTTTCATCACAATTCAAGAAAGAAACGGGAATGACTCCCAGTTATTTTAGAAAACAAAAAGAGTTGAAACGGAAGGGACTGGATGAAATTTAG
- a CDS encoding sigma-70 family RNA polymerase sigma factor encodes MSYIDSSLLDVNSTEELWLELRSGEKGALEAIYRLFIKDLFRFGMSLHADEGIVQDAIQDIFIDLWNYRGKLSAEVNIRQYLFKSLSNRIQKELGKNAKRGMMVWPSDETPLELSVEEQLVKRQNESEISAKLKVAMGNLPVRQKEVLQYLYFEKLSYEETSKMLDITIRSTYTLAWKAINALKKAITVFLLFVVLA; translated from the coding sequence TTGTCATATATTGATTCTAGTTTATTAGATGTAAACTCGACAGAAGAGTTATGGCTTGAACTGCGTTCTGGTGAAAAGGGTGCATTAGAAGCTATTTACAGGCTATTTATCAAGGATTTGTTCCGATTTGGCATGAGCCTGCATGCCGATGAAGGCATAGTTCAGGATGCTATACAGGATATTTTTATTGACTTGTGGAATTATCGCGGCAAACTTAGCGCTGAGGTAAATATCAGGCAGTATCTATTTAAGTCCCTTTCCAACAGGATACAAAAAGAGTTGGGGAAAAATGCTAAGCGCGGCATGATGGTTTGGCCTAGTGATGAGACTCCTTTGGAACTTTCTGTGGAGGAACAGTTGGTCAAGCGGCAGAACGAGTCAGAGATTTCAGCTAAACTAAAAGTAGCGATGGGTAATTTACCGGTTCGTCAGAAGGAAGTGTTACAGTATCTCTATTTTGAAAAACTCAGTTACGAGGAAACCTCCAAGATGCTCGATATCACGATACGTTCCACCTATACATTGGCCTGGAAAGCTATCAATGCGCTGAAGAAGGCTATTACCGTTTTTTTGTTGTTTGTAGTTTTAGCCTAA
- a CDS encoding FecR family protein: MDKSNFSVEDFVLDSEFREWILSPNNKRNLQWEEYIIKNPKSISDIETARSIVLNMPSQEYIIDALKVDRLWDKIDQKLDQGEQEPEVKNLPMSPEATIKRFALSQEKGRRKINFQVVKVAALLLLAFALGVMYYTLPEREMAPEINWLTFSTKPGVKSAVTLSDGTVVKLNSASSIRYVQNFVGDSREVYLEGEAFFEVAHDATKPFVVHTRDITTRAMGTSFNINSAAGEKIIISLITGKVEVKSQDVSEFIDYLVPGEQIQTYASGKSWEKAAFDESVILAWLDQTIIFDRTPLPEAFQMLEKWFGVSITLNNFKDQNLTLSGKYKGETLVNILEGLSYTARFKYEINGKDIQINFKQ, encoded by the coding sequence ATGGATAAATCAAATTTCTCGGTAGAAGATTTTGTGTTGGACTCTGAATTCAGGGAATGGATACTATCCCCAAACAATAAGAGAAATCTTCAATGGGAAGAATACATTATCAAAAACCCCAAAAGTATTTCGGACATTGAAACTGCCCGGTCTATTGTTTTGAATATGCCTTCGCAAGAATACATTATAGACGCCCTGAAAGTGGATAGGCTCTGGGACAAAATAGATCAAAAACTGGATCAGGGAGAGCAAGAACCAGAAGTAAAAAATCTTCCTATGAGTCCCGAGGCTACTATCAAAAGATTTGCCCTAAGCCAGGAAAAAGGCAGACGAAAAATCAATTTCCAGGTTGTAAAGGTAGCCGCACTTCTATTATTGGCCTTTGCGCTGGGGGTAATGTATTACACTTTACCTGAGCGGGAAATGGCACCTGAGATCAATTGGCTGACTTTCTCCACCAAGCCAGGTGTAAAATCGGCTGTGACCCTAAGCGATGGTACGGTGGTGAAGCTAAATTCGGCAAGCAGCATTCGCTATGTACAGAATTTTGTAGGAGACTCCCGGGAAGTATATCTGGAAGGCGAGGCTTTTTTTGAGGTAGCCCATGATGCGACGAAGCCCTTTGTAGTACATACCCGGGATATTACCACGCGCGCCATGGGAACCAGTTTCAATATCAACTCAGCTGCAGGTGAAAAAATCATCATTTCCCTGATTACGGGCAAGGTAGAGGTCAAGTCCCAAGACGTCTCAGAGTTTATAGACTATCTGGTCCCAGGCGAACAGATCCAGACCTATGCCTCAGGAAAATCCTGGGAAAAAGCTGCTTTTGATGAGTCAGTGATCTTGGCATGGCTGGATCAGACCATAATCTTCGATAGGACTCCCCTACCTGAAGCCTTCCAAATGCTGGAAAAATGGTTTGGGGTAAGCATCACCCTGAACAATTTCAAGGATCAGAATCTGACACTTTCGGGTAAGTACAAGGGAGAAACCTTGGTGAATATTCTTGAAGGACTCAGCTATACCGCCCGCTTCAAGTATGAGATCAACGGAAAAGACATTCAAATTAATTTCAAACAATAA
- a CDS encoding TonB-dependent receptor, which translates to MKKDIRLRISAVTRRFFQIFLVQCLSMTVLFAADGKFQDKRMDEVHVSMHIQSATIEEAFKQLEAATGFNFVYTNKEIKGISKVAINVNTNVFDALVSLSRQTKLEFKQINENIVVRKRAVYVPETAVSIEEAAAISVSGVVVDESGMALPGVTVIEKGTTNGTVTDIDGNFDLEVASNESILNFSFIGMQTVEMPVGDRRTFNITMADDVQSLNEVVVIGYGTQKKKEITSAVANVSSEDFVQTGVRSPMELIQGKVAGLNIVRTQGNNPNGTTDIQLRGLTSVKGTTQPLIVIDGIPGGNLDLLQQDDIATFDVLKDGSAAAIYGTRGNAGVILITTKKGKSGQARFDYSNYFQREFVDRRPDNLTAEQYRDLIAQGEISESNDLGASTDLYDELLNKQNLSQYHNFAASGGSEKSNYRVSFFFNDAQAISKENSRKQYGGRMSFSQTGLQDRLTLATNMAVNLFDANRLGGDPDVNGADFEQAIQRNPTAPIYNPDGTFLETEAYNNYNPLSRFANRTKERQQMNLSGDVRLTLELMEGLTVSAFGAHQRLSFNDRYYQSMNDFENRPTSPYRGTGYASKFNRVEWNNTFEATVNYKKNFNEQHNLDFIGGYSYQYFTREEFSVNNSGFTTDGFQDWNLGAGSAINNTLLPRPGMGSLKYDNTLIAFFGRASYSYREKYFAQATLRREGSSKFGANHKWGNFPAVSVGWALSEESFLSNNSTVNNLKMRLGYGVTGNQGIDNYLSLVTLGTGGVYPQEGVYYQTYGAARNPNPDLRWEKKKEWNLGFDFLLFSNRLSGSLDFYTRTTEDLLYDYTAQQPAFVKGSILTNVGSISNKGIELFLSSTIMEKGDFSWQVDLTANTQINEISSLSNDVFTVSWIEEGGLPSPGNLGNAIRVEEGGAVGNFFGKRFAGFNEDGKWLFYKADGSTGTAGEMSQEDLTIIGNGVPKYMASLNNVFRYKGWDLTVFFRGKFDFDILNTKEMYFGNKRWLPNNLLESAITRHAELDDDPQYSDYYLENGSFVKLDNITLGYTFKVGGKYVKNLRMYASGRNIATFTGYSGLDPELQDVGFTTGIDGRGFYPRTKSFTLGLNVGF; encoded by the coding sequence ATGAAAAAAGACATACGGTTACGCATATCAGCTGTAACTAGAAGATTTTTCCAAATATTTCTAGTACAGTGCCTGAGTATGACTGTCCTTTTTGCCGCAGATGGTAAATTCCAGGACAAGAGAATGGATGAAGTCCATGTAAGCATGCATATCCAAAGTGCTACGATTGAAGAAGCCTTCAAGCAGTTGGAAGCTGCCACAGGATTCAATTTCGTATATACCAATAAGGAGATCAAAGGTATTTCCAAGGTAGCTATCAATGTAAACACCAATGTATTTGACGCCTTGGTGTCCCTATCCAGACAGACCAAGCTGGAGTTTAAGCAGATCAATGAGAACATAGTCGTGAGAAAAAGAGCTGTCTATGTTCCTGAGACGGCAGTAAGTATAGAAGAAGCTGCTGCAATTTCTGTGAGTGGTGTGGTGGTAGATGAGTCAGGAATGGCGTTGCCAGGTGTGACGGTAATTGAAAAAGGCACCACAAACGGTACAGTGACGGATATAGATGGCAACTTCGACCTGGAGGTAGCTTCAAACGAATCCATCCTTAATTTCTCATTCATAGGCATGCAGACAGTCGAAATGCCTGTAGGGGATAGAAGAACCTTCAACATCACCATGGCGGACGATGTGCAGTCCCTGAATGAAGTAGTAGTAATCGGATATGGTACACAAAAGAAGAAAGAAATCACTTCAGCAGTAGCAAATGTTTCCAGTGAGGATTTTGTCCAGACCGGTGTACGCTCTCCTATGGAATTGATCCAAGGTAAAGTGGCTGGTCTTAATATTGTAAGAACCCAGGGTAACAACCCTAATGGAACTACAGATATACAGCTGAGAGGCCTAACCTCAGTGAAAGGTACTACGCAGCCTTTAATAGTAATCGATGGTATTCCAGGCGGTAATTTGGATTTATTGCAGCAGGATGATATTGCCACCTTCGATGTGCTGAAGGATGGATCTGCCGCAGCCATCTATGGCACCAGAGGTAATGCAGGGGTCATTCTGATAACCACCAAAAAAGGCAAATCAGGACAGGCCAGATTTGACTACTCTAACTACTTTCAGAGAGAGTTTGTGGACAGAAGACCGGACAACCTTACTGCGGAACAATACCGTGATCTTATTGCCCAAGGGGAGATCAGCGAAAGTAATGACCTAGGAGCATCGACAGATTTATATGATGAGCTTTTGAACAAGCAGAACCTTAGTCAATACCACAATTTTGCTGCCTCAGGAGGAAGCGAAAAAAGCAACTATAGAGTTTCCTTCTTTTTTAATGATGCACAGGCCATTTCAAAAGAAAACAGCAGAAAGCAATATGGCGGTAGAATGAGCTTTAGCCAGACAGGTCTTCAAGATCGTTTGACCCTTGCTACTAATATGGCTGTAAATCTTTTTGATGCCAATAGGCTAGGCGGTGATCCAGATGTAAATGGAGCAGATTTCGAACAGGCAATTCAAAGAAACCCAACAGCTCCAATTTATAATCCAGACGGCACCTTTCTAGAAACAGAAGCATACAATAACTACAATCCGCTTTCGCGATTTGCTAACAGAACTAAGGAAAGACAGCAGATGAATCTCTCAGGTGATGTACGCTTGACGCTTGAGCTAATGGAAGGATTGACTGTATCAGCATTTGGTGCCCATCAGCGACTATCATTTAATGATCGTTATTATCAATCCATGAATGATTTTGAAAACAGACCTACTTCCCCATACAGAGGAACTGGCTATGCGTCAAAATTCAATCGAGTAGAATGGAATAATACCTTTGAAGCTACGGTGAACTACAAAAAGAATTTCAACGAGCAACATAACCTTGATTTCATCGGTGGATACAGCTACCAGTATTTCACAAGGGAAGAATTTAGTGTAAACAACAGTGGATTTACCACAGATGGGTTTCAGGATTGGAATTTAGGTGCAGGTAGTGCAATTAACAACACGCTTCTTCCTAGACCTGGAATGGGATCACTGAAGTATGACAATACCCTGATCGCTTTTTTTGGTAGAGCCAGTTACTCTTATAGAGAGAAGTACTTTGCCCAGGCTACATTAAGAAGAGAGGGGTCTTCCAAGTTCGGAGCAAATCATAAGTGGGGTAATTTCCCGGCAGTATCTGTGGGTTGGGCACTTTCTGAAGAAAGCTTTCTGAGCAATAACTCAACAGTAAACAACTTAAAGATGCGCTTAGGCTATGGTGTTACAGGTAACCAGGGAATAGATAATTATTTGTCGTTGGTAACCCTTGGCACCGGAGGGGTTTATCCTCAAGAAGGAGTTTACTACCAAACTTACGGAGCAGCGCGAAATCCAAATCCTGATTTGAGATGGGAGAAAAAGAAAGAATGGAACCTTGGTTTTGACTTCCTTTTGTTCAGCAACAGGCTAAGTGGATCCCTGGATTTCTACACTAGAACTACAGAGGATTTGCTATATGATTATACTGCTCAGCAGCCAGCTTTTGTGAAAGGGTCAATTCTAACAAATGTTGGTAGTATTAGTAATAAAGGTATTGAGCTATTCTTAAGCTCAACTATTATGGAGAAGGGAGACTTCTCTTGGCAGGTCGATTTGACTGCCAATACGCAAATCAATGAAATCAGCTCTCTCTCCAATGATGTGTTTACCGTTTCTTGGATAGAAGAAGGAGGGCTTCCTAGCCCGGGTAACTTGGGTAATGCGATCAGAGTGGAAGAGGGAGGAGCTGTAGGCAACTTCTTTGGTAAGCGTTTCGCTGGTTTCAATGAGGATGGCAAGTGGCTGTTCTACAAAGCTGATGGCAGTACTGGTACTGCTGGTGAGATGAGTCAGGAAGATTTGACTATCATCGGAAACGGAGTTCCAAAGTATATGGCTTCGTTGAATAATGTATTCAGATACAAGGGCTGGGATTTGACGGTATTCTTCCGAGGCAAGTTTGACTTTGATATCCTAAATACAAAAGAAATGTATTTCGGCAATAAGCGATGGTTGCCAAATAACTTGCTTGAAAGTGCCATCACCAGACATGCTGAATTGGATGATGACCCTCAGTATTCCGATTACTACCTGGAAAATGGCTCATTCGTGAAGCTGGACAATATTACATTAGGCTACACCTTCAAAGTGGGCGGCAAGTATGTGAAAAACCTTCGCATGTACGCTTCAGGGCGAAATATTGCCACCTTCACCGGCTACTCCGGACTTGATCCAGAACTTCAGGATGTTGGATTTACTACCGGTATCGATGGCAGAGGATTCTATCCCCGTACCAAAAGCTTCACCCTAGGTCTAAACGTTGGATTTTAA